One [Clostridium] saccharolyticum WM1 DNA segment encodes these proteins:
- a CDS encoding YetF domain-containing protein, with amino-acid sequence MDYLIIFLRIITILPLFLFITMLTGRRKIGELPVFDFLTILVLGSVVGADIADPKVEHLPTVFSVIIIMLLHYIYSIIIIKNRNLGKWLTFEPVVVIENGDFVKGNMKKLKYSIDNILALLREKDVFDISEVEFAVIESTGQLSVQIKSQFQPLTPSEINLDTEYKGLALPLIVEGKVYKHNLQKLGLDDDWLREQLSENNIHSVKEIFFASINSQGNLYISKGLEKPREIGILRH; translated from the coding sequence ATGGACTATCTAATAATTTTTCTTAGAATAATTACGATTCTTCCTTTGTTTCTATTTATTACAATGCTGACTGGAAGACGGAAAATCGGAGAATTGCCGGTATTCGATTTCTTGACAATCCTGGTATTGGGATCTGTCGTTGGTGCGGACATAGCAGATCCAAAAGTTGAACATCTGCCGACTGTTTTTTCAGTTATAATAATCATGCTTTTACACTATATTTACAGCATTATTATCATAAAGAACAGGAATCTGGGTAAATGGCTTACTTTCGAGCCTGTTGTAGTTATTGAGAACGGTGATTTTGTAAAAGGGAATATGAAAAAACTCAAATATAGTATTGACAATATTCTGGCATTATTAAGAGAAAAGGATGTTTTCGATATCAGTGAAGTAGAATTTGCAGTTATAGAATCTACCGGGCAGTTAAGTGTTCAGATAAAATCTCAGTTCCAGCCTTTGACACCGAGTGAAATAAACCTTGATACGGAATACAAAGGATTAGCTCTTCCTTTGATTGTGGAAGGGAAAGTATACAAACACAATCTGCAGAAGCTCGGGCTGGATGATGACTGGTTGAGGGAGCAATTAAGCGAAAATAACATACATTCAGTGAAGGAGATTTTTTTTGCATCTATTAATTCTCAAGGTAATCTTTATATTTCCAAAGGTTTGGAAAAACCCCGGGAAATAGGGATTTTGCGTCACTAA
- a CDS encoding DEAD/DEAH box helicase, whose amino-acid sequence MQFKDLNIIPDIIKALEKESYLIPTPIQEEAIPVILSGRDLLGCAQTGTGKTAAFAIPTIQLLREEKESHGAKQNIRALIVTPTRELALQIYESFNTYGKFTDLKCCVVFGGVSQKPQEEKLKQRVDILVATPGRLLALIDQKIVNIDHIKILILDEADRMLDMGFIHDVKKIIARTPLKKQTLLFSATMPPDIAKLAGTILKAPAKIEITPVSSTVDTIGQYVYFVDKSNKKDLLLHVLKDNNIVSALVFTRTKHGADRLNKQLSRNNVIAQAIHGDKSQGARQSALNNFKNKSLRILIATDIAARGIDIDELTHVINYDLPDIPETYVHRIGRTGRAGLGGTAISFCDYDEKEQLNDIERLIGKKITEIKDHPYPLKNNVPGIKAVQPRREAAKTEKTKAKHPERAFLKSKASLQTASLKPGVSSKREPLHTSSVDGASATKKKYRMTADGTLKEKKSFHKFSRKDKKW is encoded by the coding sequence ATGCAATTTAAAGATTTAAATATTATACCTGATATAATAAAGGCATTGGAAAAAGAAAGTTACCTTATTCCTACACCGATACAGGAAGAGGCAATACCTGTTATATTAAGCGGCAGGGATTTACTTGGCTGTGCCCAGACAGGCACCGGAAAAACAGCTGCATTTGCCATACCAACGATTCAGCTGCTGAGAGAAGAGAAAGAGTCACATGGGGCAAAACAGAATATAAGGGCCCTGATTGTAACGCCGACAAGAGAGCTGGCTCTGCAAATATATGAAAGTTTTAATACTTATGGAAAATTCACTGATTTAAAGTGCTGCGTAGTCTTTGGGGGAGTATCCCAAAAGCCCCAGGAGGAAAAATTAAAACAAAGGGTAGATATCCTGGTGGCAACGCCAGGGCGACTTCTGGCCTTAATTGATCAAAAAATTGTTAATATAGATCATATTAAAATATTGATACTGGACGAAGCGGACCGTATGCTGGACATGGGATTTATTCATGACGTAAAAAAGATCATTGCCAGAACTCCTTTAAAAAAGCAAACTTTACTTTTCTCGGCTACGATGCCGCCGGACATTGCCAAGCTGGCAGGTACGATTTTAAAGGCTCCTGCGAAAATAGAAATCACTCCGGTATCTTCAACCGTGGATACCATCGGGCAGTATGTGTACTTTGTAGATAAAAGTAATAAGAAGGATTTGCTTTTGCACGTTCTAAAAGATAACAACATAGTTTCCGCCCTGGTATTTACACGTACCAAGCACGGTGCGGACCGACTGAATAAGCAATTATCAAGGAATAACGTAATTGCACAGGCAATCCATGGAGATAAATCACAAGGAGCCCGCCAGAGTGCATTAAACAATTTTAAAAACAAATCATTGCGGATATTGATTGCAACAGATATTGCAGCAAGGGGAATAGACATCGATGAACTAACTCATGTGATTAATTATGACCTGCCGGATATCCCAGAGACGTATGTACATCGTATTGGGCGGACAGGCCGGGCAGGACTAGGCGGAACCGCAATATCGTTCTGTGATTATGATGAAAAGGAACAACTGAATGATATTGAAAGGCTGATTGGGAAAAAAATAACAGAAATAAAAGACCATCCCTACCCCTTAAAGAACAACGTTCCTGGGATAAAGGCAGTGCAGCCACGTAGAGAAGCAGCGAAAACGGAGAAAACCAAAGCCAAACATCCGGAAAGAGCATTTCTAAAATCAAAAGCCTCACTCCAGACGGCCTCACTTAAACCGGGTGTATCATCAAAGAGAGAGCCATTGCATACCTCTTCCGTAGATGGAGCTTCAGCAACAAAGAAAAAGTACCGAATGACAGCAGATGGAACATTGAAAGAAAAAAAGAGTTTTCATAAGTTTTCAAGGAAGGACAAAAAATGGTAG
- a CDS encoding DUF4489 domain-containing protein: MNLSIKSNINDDCGDSIKGCGSNRTILKCGEISQALFFNGAGIGTTLPAATITLDTSKLCNSCIMLEFSSNIIGTLFQGTLNFQLYRSCNDQLPIPIGPQYYFTQSVPAYFANMFSFFVCDCDLCSNDCCTYSIVVSAGGSAPIIGNAGIFAARLAAIITDDPEHDDECYPCNQLCQKGNKAILKCGTPGGVISITPDTLADTTFTASTLSLNTSSLCNPCMKLEFASTIAYSSPTTIDSTVVSFQVFKLCSNQLNPIPVGPQLVFSVPFTTAIIPPVAPGFSGTSTFSFFVCDCDICHDECCTYSVVATTATADASVTINNVNFSAIAADHDCRCC, translated from the coding sequence ATGAATTTATCAATAAAATCTAATATTAACGATGATTGTGGAGATAGTATTAAGGGTTGCGGCTCAAACAGAACAATCCTGAAATGCGGGGAGATTAGCCAAGCTTTATTCTTTAATGGTGCGGGTATTGGAACTACTTTACCAGCCGCAACGATCACTCTGGATACCTCTAAACTTTGTAACTCGTGCATCATGCTGGAATTTTCCTCTAATATAATTGGAACGCTTTTTCAGGGAACTTTAAATTTTCAATTATATAGATCATGTAATGATCAACTGCCGATTCCTATCGGTCCACAATATTACTTTACACAATCAGTACCAGCTTATTTTGCAAATATGTTTTCCTTTTTTGTATGTGATTGCGATTTATGTTCTAATGATTGCTGCACCTATAGTATTGTTGTTTCAGCCGGCGGATCTGCCCCAATTATTGGGAATGCCGGAATCTTTGCAGCTAGACTGGCGGCTATTATTACAGATGATCCGGAGCATGATGACGAATGTTATCCATGCAATCAACTTTGCCAAAAAGGAAACAAGGCTATTTTAAAATGCGGAACACCAGGCGGAGTAATATCAATCACTCCGGATACTTTGGCAGATACTACGTTTACCGCCAGTACCCTTTCTTTAAATACCTCCAGTTTATGTAATCCTTGTATGAAGCTTGAATTTGCAAGTACGATAGCGTATTCAAGCCCTACCACCATTGATAGTACAGTTGTAAGCTTTCAGGTGTTTAAACTTTGCAGCAATCAGCTTAACCCAATACCAGTAGGACCCCAGTTGGTCTTTTCAGTTCCATTTACAACAGCAATCATTCCACCGGTAGCACCTGGGTTTTCCGGTACTTCAACATTTTCTTTCTTTGTTTGTGATTGTGACATTTGCCACGATGAGTGTTGTACCTATTCTGTAGTAGCAACTACAGCTACAGCGGATGCATCTGTTACTATTAACAACGTAAATTTTTCTGCAATCGCCGCAGATCATGACTGCAGATGCTGTTAA
- a CDS encoding HelD family protein: MINSQMELEFENTRFKQTIALAREQLDQARERNEVNKSAIISAKKELRENTSHSISNLWSSEGFEALAALNQYANPIADKIADYEAVENKIARLENMIQSPYFARIDFRFEDEEEFEKIYIGRSSLKKDSTNQFFVYDWRSPIASVFYRFVLGQVFYDAPGGRITGQVSLKRQYEISKGKLEYFFDADVQIVDEFLRKLLSQNTSPKMKTIVETIQREQDIVIRDMENDLMMVQGVAGSGKTSIALHRAAYLMYQGLSNKLSADNILIISPNTLFEQYISNVLPELGEDHVVSVVFEDIIASVLKNEQVQSRNQFLENLISNTSYRNRIKRSMEFKTSRQFLEILDRFMADLPHHWMDFKDVIYDGECIISKEALKEKILSGRNETPLGSRLKLIKEYILELISESKKYRLKKTEQVVLKEELLKFMELDLKDVYRKLFHEKEYFYSLADGIIPPGSIDDILADTQDNLNTDMLYYDDATILTYLNLKLYGANKYKAIKQVVIDEAQDYYPLHFEIFHFLFPKAKFTILGDINQTLEKNEDLSLYQEIRRILHRKKSTLVTMDKSFRCTNEILNYGIRFLEVRSEIKSFNRKGDEPRRYEEKDQLSFLNRIITEVNACLEMGYQSIGLICKTEKNALSLFESLKDRADVQLVKNGGSADLHGVFIILVYMSKGLEFDSVLICDADGKNYHSKDDKKLLYIACTRALHRLSLFCLGEASPLLDGNNIGNC; the protein is encoded by the coding sequence ATGATAAATAGCCAGATGGAATTAGAATTTGAAAATACCAGATTCAAACAAACCATAGCTTTGGCAAGGGAACAGCTTGACCAGGCAAGGGAGCGCAATGAGGTAAATAAGTCGGCCATTATTTCTGCCAAGAAGGAGCTGCGGGAGAATACTTCCCACTCCATATCAAACCTTTGGAGCAGTGAAGGCTTTGAGGCTCTTGCAGCTCTGAACCAATATGCAAATCCGATTGCAGATAAAATTGCAGATTATGAAGCAGTGGAAAATAAGATCGCACGGCTGGAGAACATGATCCAATCTCCTTATTTTGCACGGATTGATTTTCGATTTGAGGATGAAGAAGAATTTGAAAAAATCTACATTGGCCGTTCTTCTTTAAAGAAAGACAGTACAAACCAATTCTTTGTGTATGACTGGAGATCACCCATAGCTAGTGTCTTTTACCGTTTCGTATTGGGGCAGGTTTTTTATGATGCTCCTGGAGGAAGGATAACTGGTCAGGTCAGTTTAAAACGCCAATATGAAATCAGCAAGGGAAAGCTGGAATATTTTTTCGACGCCGATGTACAGATCGTAGACGAGTTTTTAAGGAAGCTTCTGTCCCAAAATACTTCGCCTAAGATGAAAACCATTGTTGAAACCATTCAACGGGAGCAGGATATCGTAATAAGGGATATGGAAAACGATCTGATGATGGTACAGGGGGTGGCAGGCAGCGGGAAGACATCCATTGCCCTTCACAGGGCAGCGTACTTAATGTACCAGGGCTTATCCAATAAGCTGTCCGCCGATAATATATTGATTATCTCTCCAAATACTTTATTTGAGCAGTATATTTCCAACGTGCTTCCTGAGCTGGGTGAGGATCATGTGGTTTCTGTGGTATTTGAAGATATCATTGCTTCTGTCCTGAAAAATGAACAGGTACAGTCAAGAAATCAATTCCTGGAAAATCTCATCTCCAATACCAGTTACAGAAACAGGATCAAGAGATCCATGGAATTTAAAACCTCCCGCCAGTTTCTGGAGATATTGGACCGTTTTATGGCTGATCTTCCTCATCACTGGATGGATTTTAAGGATGTGATCTATGATGGTGAGTGTATCATAAGCAAAGAGGCGCTGAAAGAAAAAATATTATCCGGCAGAAATGAAACTCCTTTGGGAAGCAGGCTGAAACTGATAAAGGAGTATATTCTGGAGCTGATCAGTGAGTCGAAGAAATACCGGTTGAAAAAGACGGAACAAGTGGTGCTGAAAGAAGAACTGCTGAAATTCATGGAACTTGACCTTAAGGATGTTTATAGAAAGCTGTTCCATGAGAAAGAATATTTTTACAGCCTGGCAGACGGTATCATACCTCCCGGCTCCATTGATGATATTCTGGCCGATACCCAGGATAATTTAAATACTGATATGCTGTATTATGACGATGCGACGATTCTCACTTACCTGAATTTAAAGCTATATGGGGCCAACAAATACAAAGCCATAAAGCAGGTAGTCATTGACGAAGCCCAGGATTATTATCCCCTTCATTTTGAAATATTTCATTTTCTGTTTCCTAAGGCAAAATTTACGATTTTAGGAGACATTAATCAGACCCTTGAAAAAAACGAAGACTTATCCTTGTACCAGGAAATCCGGAGAATCCTCCATAGGAAAAAATCAACCCTTGTCACCATGGACAAAAGCTTCCGCTGTACAAATGAAATTCTGAACTATGGTATAAGGTTCCTGGAGGTGAGATCAGAAATAAAGAGCTTCAACCGTAAGGGAGATGAGCCCAGGCGGTATGAGGAAAAGGATCAGTTGTCATTTCTTAATAGGATCATAACAGAAGTAAATGCTTGTCTGGAAATGGGGTACCAGTCCATCGGACTGATCTGCAAAACGGAAAAAAACGCCCTCTCCCTGTTTGAGAGCTTAAAGGACAGGGCCGATGTCCAATTAGTAAAAAACGGGGGTTCTGCAGATTTACACGGTGTTTTCATAATTCTTGTATATATGTCAAAGGGGCTTGAATTTGATTCCGTTTTAATCTGTGATGCTGATGGGAAAAACTACCACAGTAAAGATGATAAAAAGCTTTTATACATCGCATGTACAAGAGCACTCCACAGACTCAGCCTATTCTGCTTAGGAGAGGCCAGTCCCCTGTTGGATGGGAACAATATAGGGAACTGCTGA